ATGGGAAAGACGGAAAACCGGTCAAGGCTGGCGCGCGCGACTTTCGCAATGTCGAACGGATGAAGCTTGCCTCCGATTCGGTATGGTTTTGGCGCATTGCCGAGGGAGTTCCCAACACGAAGATGAAGGGCTGGAAGAGCAAGCTTTCGGAAGAAGATATGTGGAAGCTGGTGCTCTATGAACGGAGTTTTGCGTTGTCCGGAAAGGCATGGAGCGACGAGAAAAAGCAGTGGGTTGATGTCGGGAGCATTCCAACGCCCCCAGCCGGTGAGGAATAGGCGCGAAGGTCTGAAGGTCTGGTGGGGCAAAGATTCTTTTGTGTGACCTTTTGTGTGAATGGGACGTCACGCTATGAACATACGGCTTCGTAATCTCACTGCGATCGTCGTGTTTCTCGGGCTTGTTTCAGCGGGGCTTTCCGACGTCTATGCGCAAATGCCTGGGGCGGCGGTCGAGTTTCCGTACACGGGGAACCGAACCGCCGTGTGGATTGTCGCGCAGCTCCATACGCTTCTCGGCGCGTTCATTCTCGGGGCTCCGATGTTCATCGTCATGGCTGAATGGCTTGGACATCGCAAGCAGGATTCCCGGTATGATCGCATGGCTCAAGAGATCACAAAGATCACGGTCATTCTTTTCAGCATGACGGCTCTGACCGGCGGACTCTTTATTTTTGTACTTCTGGCCGCCTATCCCCAGTTCACGACCTGGTTCATCAATCAATTTTATCTTGTGTTCGCCGTGATCTATCCGCTGCTGTTCATCGTCGGGACGATCGTGCTCTACGCATACTTTTACAGTTGGGACGCCTGGAAAGGAGAGAAAAAAGGGCGTCATATCGCTTTGGGCGTGCTGCTTAATCTGATCTGTCTGGCGACGATGTTCGTGATCAACGGCCCGACGTCGTTTATGAATACCCCCGTCAGAAGCGAGGGGGTGTCGCCGATGGAAGCCCTGGCCGCGGCGACCTTGTGGGACAAAATCGCGAACACGAGCTGGATGCCGCTTAATCTCCATCGCATCGACGGAAACGTCGCGTTTGGGGGGTTTGTGGCGGGCTTGATCGCCGCCTATATGTACATGGGGGCGCAGAACAGGGAAGATCGTGCCTATTACGACTGGATGGGTTTTGTTGGAAACCTGATCGCCGTGGGCGCCATGCTTCTTCAGCCCTTTACCGGATTATTGTTGGCCTACGAGATGTGCGATTATGACTTTTCGTTTTGCCCCTACATGATGGCCGATCAGCTTTCGATGTTTTTCGAGATGCAGGGCGCCGTTGTGGGCGTGATGTTCCTGGGCTGTAATTATTACGTCTGGCTCAGCCTGCGGCGCATTGAGGGGGTGGAGCAGGTCAGGATGACGGCGTTGGCTCCGCTCATGATGGTCTTGTCTCCCGTGGTCATGGTCGTCGTCTTCACGGAATATTGGATTCCTGATCCGATGTCGCTCGCGTTCCTGATCCCCTTCGTGCTGAGCCCGTTCATCTTGGGTCGATTCGTGCCGATGACGGTATCCGTGCAAACGGTGATGAAGATCGGGTTTTTGATGGTCGTTGTGAGCGACGCGCTGTGGGTGATTCCCAACGGATTTGCGGCGACCGGAGCCAAGATGGCGGAAGACGTTCAATTGCCGGAGGCGTGGGAAGTGCTCGGTAAAATGCCGACCAAGCTCGGCGCTATCTTCTCGCTGGTATTCGTTACAGTAATCAATTACATCGTTTATGGCCGGGCCATTCGGCAGGGAACCATCGCGTGGGGCAAGATCGACGGCGTCTCTCAATTTGTCCTTATTTTTCTGGCGTTCACGTCGATTTGGGCGATGGGATTGATGGGGGCCGTCCGGTCGTTGTTGCGCAAGTTTTTCCACGCCTACAATTTGGTGCCGGATTTTACGGCTGAGTCGTTCACGCCGACATTGTCCTATTCCGCTTGGCTGATTACAGGGATCACGGTGTTCTTTTTTATCGTCGTGAGTGTGGCGGTTTTTCTGGCCCTTCGGTCCGTCGAGGCGAAAGAGCGCGAGCCGCAGGGGGTTCCCGTTCCCGCCGGAAGCAAGTAACAATCGGCGCCATCGGGTTGTCGCATCGGCGGGCGTACGGAGTCGAGTGGGCGTAACCAGGGGAGTCCTTATGGGGAAGGCAATGGTCAAAATCGTTGTCGGCCTGGCGGTCGCCGCCGGTCTCTGGTTCGGGTCGATGGCGATGGAGTTCCCGCCGGTGTTTCAGGGGCTGTTCGTCGGATTCGCGATCGTCGGTACGTTGATGTTTCTGTTGTTGGACGCACCGCGGACAAACGGACCGACCGGATGGCCGGCAGCCGTGTCCGTCGTGGCGTTCTATTTGATTCTCTGTTTCGGGTATGGAGCCACGGCGTCGCTCTGGCCGCAGTTTGATCCCGAGGACGAGAGAGAAAAGATCGCCAAGATTCTCGACGGCAAAGAAAACCCGCTTGATCCCTGGAACGCGGCCGAGGTGACCAAGCGAATTCAAGAGCTCGATGAGAAGGCCAAAATGCTGGCCGAACGGATTCAGGCGTTGGGAGGCGATCAAGCTCCCGTTGTGGCTCAGAAGGCCGTCGCTTCCGCTGCGACTGCTGTGAGTGCGAGCGCAGATTCCGGTGACCTCATGAAAATAGGGGAAGAGCAGTGGCAGCTCCAGGAGTGTTACAACTGCCACAAGTTGAGAGGCGAGGGAGGGAAAAAGCGAGGTCCGGAGCTGGATAACATCGGGTCCTACCTGACGGTTGAAGAGATCAAGCAAAAGATCATCGATCCCAAGAGTTTCATGGCCGAGGGATTTGAAAAAGAGTGGGAGAAGGGGCGAATGCCGGACAAATTCAAGGACGTGATGAGTGACGGAGAAATAACCGCGCTTGCCTCGTGGCTCTATACGTTTAAGAACACGGCGGTCGCCACGCCGAAACCGATTAAGAAAAAGTGATGTTGCAGCCGAAACTGAAGTCCAAGGTTCGTTGCACGGACCGAGATATTGGTGAAGTGACGAGGGTCGTTCTGGACCCCATTTCCCACGACATCAGTCATCTTGTGGTGTCGCTGGACGACGGCGTCGAACGGCAGGTCGCCATGGAACACGTGCGAGCCGTCTTGGAAGGCGTCGTCGAATTGGGGGTATCTTCATCCGAGATCGCGGCTCTCCCGCCCTTCAATCGCGCGGATTACGTCACCACGCACGAGGTTGAGATCTCGCATCTGGAAGACAATCTCGACGTCGTTCCCGGCGAAGTGCTTGTTCCGCTGCCCGATCTTGAAAAGGACATCAAACGCAGAACCTTCTTCATGAACTTCACACACGCCGTCGGTCTTCTGATCGGTTTGCCGATGGTCTATCCGGTGCTGCGTTATCTGATGAAGCCGATGTATGCGCCGTTCGACAATGGATGGCTGAAGGTCGGAAACGTCGGCAAGATCAAGCAGGACGACATCGGGGTGCAGTTCCAATACAAGAAAACGGTCAAAGAAGCCTATATGCCGGAAGCCGAGATCGAAAAGTCGGTGTGGATTTTAAAAGCCACCCCTTCGGTGCTCGATCAGATTTATCAAGGCAAGGATCAAGATTTCCGCGACCCGTCCGGGAAACTCATCTGGACGAACAAAAAAGACGTTCCCTACGTCGCGTTTTCGGGCAAATGCCCTCATCTGGGTTGCGCGTATAAATGGCGGCAACACAAGACTCTGGGAGAGGTGTTTCTTTGCCCCTGTCACTTGAGCATTTATGATGCGGCGGGGAAAGTGCTTGACGGCCCGGCGCCCAGGCCGCTCGATGCCCTGCCGATCAAGGTGGCAGCCAACGGCGACGTGGAAATCATCGACATGGAGTTCAAGGCCGGAGTCAAGTCTCAAATTCGGATCATGTAAATGCAGCACCCGTCCGTTTCCAACGTTCCCTCGACCGCCGTCGAGAAGATCGTCGCGTTTCTCGATCAACGCGTCGGCTTGAAGGAAATTCAAGCCAAGATGCTCAACGAGCCGATCCCCGGCGGCTCACGGTGGGCCTATGTGTTCGGCTCCATCCTGCTGTTTCTCTTCATCATGCAGGCGATCACCGGCGTGTTGCTGATGTTTTATTACGTCCCCACGGCGGACCATGCCTATGCCAGCACCCAATACATCATTCACGAGGTGGATTACGGGTGGTTTCTGCTGGGCTATCACTTTTGGGGATCCAGCGCCATGGCCGTCTGTGTCGTCGCGCACATGTCGCAGGTGTTTCTCTGGGGGGCCTATAAGCCGCCGCGCGAGCTTCTGTGGATCGTCGGGCTGGCGTTGTTCGGCATCGTCATCGGATTCGGATTTACCGGGTATTTGTTGCCGTGGGACCAACGGGCCTATTGGGCCACGACGGTGGGAGTCGAAATTCTCGACAAAACGCCGATCCTCGGCGATTTCATGGCGCGGTTCCTGAAGGGAGGACCGACGCCGGGCCAACTGACATTGAGCCGGTTTTTCGTCATTCACGTAATGATTCTGCCGGCCGCGCTCATGGCCTTGGCCGGGTTGCACCTGTACTTGTTTCGAGTGGCCGCCCCGGCCGGTCCGTTCCGGGGAACTCCGGAAGAGATCAAGGCGAAAACCGACTACTTTTTCCCCCGGCAAGTGTGGAAGGACATTGTGGGCATGGCCGTCGTCTTCGCCACGATTTGCGGGTTGGCGTTCTGGGAGCCGGTGGTGTTGTTGGAAGAAGCCACGCCAGATCCGGGCGAGTATCACCCCGAACCGGAATGGTATTTTCTTTTCTACTTCCAACTGCTCAGGCTCAAGATGTTTTCCGGCGAATTCGGGCAGTTCATGGGAGCCGTGGCGTTGCCGGTCATTTTTATGGGTCTGCTCGTGGCGCTCCCCTTTTTCGACCGAGATCCGGAACGGAATATTTTCAAGCGCCCCGTGGCGTTGATCAGTTGGATTGCGATGATGGCGATCATGGCGATTTTCACGGTCTCCGCCGTGATCAACCGAGAGTTTCTAGACTAGATTAGGAGCGGCGCGGCGGCGCCGACGGATGACCAATGGCCGGCGAGCGAGACTCTTTGTCGCCAACACAGATAGGAATCGGAGTGCTCTGGCCTACCTGTTGGACAGGGCTTCCCATCAAGCTGCCGTTGGCCGTGATCGCCTTGGCCGTCGGCTTGATGCACCTGGAGGCCCGGCTGGGGCTGGCCTTTTTGATGTTGCTCGCCAGTCCGGTGACGGTCTTTGCCGTGCCGATCATTTCTCTCGCACTGGATGGAAATTTCGGTGAAGGGATCGGGTTGCCGCTGCTCCTCTTTCTCTCTATTCCAATCGATATCTGGGCGTTCGGAGTCGTCGGTCAAACGTTTTTTCTCGAGCGACTCAGAAAGGAGCCTCCTCCGAGACTGGGATTCACTCTCTGGTGGAAATCTTCGGTCGTCGGCGCCTTCTTTCTGCCGATCCTTTGGGTGGTGGTCGGCTCGGTCACGGAAACAGCGATGTCGACGTCTCATTCCTTGGCACAAATGGAAAGTCTCCGGCATCTGTTCCATACCGGACTTCCGGTAGCCGAACGGATCGGGCTCGAGGTCACGATCTGGGGCACCATCGCGTTCGGAGTTTTAATGGTTCTGTTGACCATCGGAGTCTCAACCATCGGCCGCATAATCCGCGACATTGCCGCCGACGCGTCGCCGGCCTCCGGCACCTATCAGGCGCTGATTACGCGATGGGATTTGATGCGCGTGCCTCGTGATCAGGGGCTGTTCGCTACGACGGTCGTGGGAGTGGGACTCGTCTTTTGCATCCTGTTCTGGGTCGTCCTGCCGGTGACGACGCCGCATCCTCACGAATGTTGCCCCAAGCCGGAGGTCGTGGTCCATCGGCCGTTCAAACCGATGGAGACTCTGGCGCGCGATGAGCAACAGATAGAGAACCTGATCGCCCAAGTCGAGGCGTTGGAAGAGAAGAAGGCGGGCGAGGCGGTTGTCAAGGAAAAGGGCGGGGCCAAGGCCGAACACAAGACCGGAGCAAAAGCCGACGATTGATCCGCCCTCGGCAAACCGTAACGTGCGAGGTGAAGAGGTGAGCTTCATGCGCCATGGGGAAAGAATGATTCAACGAGCGATCCGTAGCGGAGGCGCTCACGCGGGATGGCTCACGGGCCTGTTGCTCATGGCGGGCTGGCTGGCTCTGCCCGCCGTCGGTTTCGCGGCCGAGGGAACCGCGGCCGGTCCGACGGAGTATCGGGATATTCCGTACATCGGCAGCAGGAATCTGATTTGGATTGTCGCGCAGCTCCATCTGCTGCTGGCGGGGTTCGTCTTGGGGGTCCCGATTTTTGCCTGGCTCTGCGAGATTATCGCGTGGAAAGGGGGAGAGCAGCGGTACGACAAGCTGGCCAAGGAGTTTACCAAGCTGCTCACGTCCGCCTACGCCACCACCGCCCTGTTCGGCGGGATTTTGCTGTTCCTGCTCATCGTTTTCTATCCCAAGCTCATGAACTATCTGACGGACATTTTCTTTCCGTCCTTCCTTGTGTACTGTCTTCTGTTCTTGTTTGAGACCGCGACGCTGTACCTCTATTGGTATGGGTGGGACGCGATGCAGCATGGCGGCAAGAAGACCTTGCACATCTTCCTCGGCTTTCTCCTGAACTTTTTTGCCATCTTCATCATGATCGTCCCCAATGCCTGGGCGACGTTCCAATCAAGCCCGGTTGTGATCTCCGAAGGCACGGCCATCGAACGGGCATGGGCCGCCACCTGGAACCCGACCTGGTGGCCGATCAACATCCACCGGCTCATCGCCAACGTCGTGCTCGGCGGCTACATTTGCGGCGCGTACGCCGGCGTTCGCTATTTGTCGGCCAAAAGCGCAGAAGACCGCGAACATTACGATTGGATGGGGTACGTCGGCAACTTTATCGGCGTGTTCGGTCTCTTGGCCCTGCCGTTCGCCGGGTACTGGCTGATGCGCGAGATCTATCAATACAACCAGCAGATGGGCATTACGTTGATGGGGGGCTTTCTCTCCTGGCTCTTTATCATCCAGGCGATGTTGATCGGAGTCCTCTTTTTGGGTTCCAACTACTATTTCTGGCTGGGGATTACCTATCGGATTCCCGGGTCGGAGAGCAAATATCGAAAGCCCATTCTCTGGATGTTGGTCAGCTTGTTGTTGTGTCTCGCCGTGTGGATGACGCCCCACTCGCTGGTGGCCAGCATTGAAGAAGCTCAAAAAATGGGGGGTGCGCACCATCCGCTGCTCGGCGTTCTCGGCGTCATGTCAGCCAAAATGACGGTGTCGAACCTCATGATTCTCATCACGTTCATGAGTTTCGTCATGTACTGGCGGGCGGGAAAACAAGACGCGGCTCCATGGGCGAAACTGGCCAAGGCGGTCATGGGCGCCGTGTTGGTCTTGGCCAGCCTTGCCGTCATCGTGCTCGGCGTGTGGGGATATTTCGTGCCGGCGATCGTCCGGATCAACTATTTCTCCACCTCTCAGGTGCTGATCGTCATTTTCGTGATCCTGACGATCACGCCCTTGACGGCCCTGTTGCTGAAGAGCGCCAAAACGACGACGGAGATGGTCTGGGGTAGGATGCCCCCGCGGGCCGGATACGCCTTGGTGTTGAACGCCATCATGGTTATCTTGCTGATGGCGTTGATGGGCTATGCGCGGTCCTCGTCTCGCGTCCATTGGCACGTGTATGGGGTGATGCGCGATACGTCTCCCTATGCGTACTCGCCCGCTCTCGGCAGCGCTTCGCTGATCATGGCCTTCTGCACGTTTTTCTTCTGCCTGCTCGTGGCGTTTATCTTCTGGGTCGCCACGATGGGCGACAAGGCCAAGGGCGCTCAGGGAACGGTGAAAAAGGAGCTGCCCCATGGCATTCCGGCTATTGCCGGAGGGGCGCCGGATCGCGGGCAACCGTGACGCTCCGTCCGCAAACGGGGGCGTACGGAGGGAAGACTGTCGTCGTGAGAACGAGTCGTTCATGCCATTCGACGGGGAAGGGGCGTTATGAGTGAACTTGCGCAGCTTCAGTTGATCGCGCTCGCGATCGTCCTCTTTGGAATCCTGATTCTTCTCTTCATCAAATCGAACTTCTTTCGAGTGACAGGGTTCGTCTCCATCGTGCTGGGGCTGTTTTCGCTGATGTCTCTCGCGGTGCCGCAGATGGCGTCTCTTCCCCCGGCTGATGAAACCATCGACATCGCCAGCATCAAGACGCCGACCGACATCGCGGCGCTGGGGCAAACGATTTTTTTCAGCAAGGGGCAATGCGCGCTGTGCCATTCCATCGGGCCCAGCGAGTCGGCCCGTTGTCCGGACTTAAAGGGGATCGGCGCCAAGTTGACCAAGGCGTTTCTGTATGAAAGTCTGACGGACCCTCAAGCCTTCATCTATCAAGATTACCGGCATGGAGGGGTGCCGAAAGAATATCCGGCGACGATGCCGAGCATCGACAAAGATCCGATCGGCTTATCGAAGAATGAAATCTTGGCCGTGATCGCGTTTCTTCAACAAATGAGCGGAGAGCCGATCTCCGTCAGTCCGTCGGAACTTGAAATACCGGGTCAGGGACCGCCCGCTTCGGTCGCCGTCGCAGGGTCCGCTCCGTTGGCCGTCGCGCAGGCGCAATAGGCAGAGGGGGAAATCATGGGGCATTCGTTGGTCAGGCCGATTATCATCATGGGAGTCATGTACGCGGTGCTCAAGTTTGTGCTGCCGAACATCCCGGGGTCCGCGGCGCTTCCATCCAGCCTCATTCTGCTGTATCTGCTGCTGACGTTGTCAGGGATCATCATTTTCGAAACCGTAAGCGCCGAGTCCAAGGACGCCTTCTGGGGGCCGATGCAGAAATTTTTGACAGGAGACAACATCGGCGGGTTGAAGCCGTTTCGATACGGGATTCTCATTTTCTTTCCTCTTCTGGTCGGATGGCAGACGTACAATGCGACGGCTCCGAGCGGTCAGCCTCCCGCCGAAAGCCGAGTGATTCATCCCGCCCCGCCGGGCGAATACACCGGGCTGGCGAATCCGGTTCCCAGGACCCCGGAAAACATCATGCAAGGCAAAGGGTTCTATGCGGCGTTTTGCTCGCCTTGCCATGGCGCGAATTTCGACGGGAAAGGGCCGGCGGCCCGGGGATACAATCCTCCGCCGGCCAATTTTGCCGACCCCACGACCATTGCGATGTTGCAGGAAAGCTATCTGTTCTGGCGCATCAAAAAGGGCGGGGTCGGGCTCCCGATCGAAGGAATGCCGTGGAAGTCGGCGATGCCGCGTTGGGAGCTTGAGTTGCCGGATGAATGGATCTGGAAAATCATCATGGGCGAATACGACGGTGCGCATCAGTCTCCGCGCACGTGGGAATAGCGAGAGGGGGAGCCGATGTCGCCCGGATCGCCGTGGGGAAACGAGGCCAGCATGAATCCCGTGAAGTTGACGGCTCAATGGAGCGCATATGTGAAGGGGGTCCTGATCGCGGCCCTGATCGTGGGGGGAGGGACGGACGGCTTGGCGCAGGAAAGCGTGGCGGTTCGCGCGTCCCTTGTCTCGGGCGCCTTGCCTGTCGATGATCCGAACGCAGCGGCTTGGAACAGCGCCGCGCCGGCCGTCTTTCCGATGTCGCCGCAAGTCCATTGGCCGGACCGCATTCAGGAAGTGACCGTGCAGGACCTGACCGTGCGCGCCTTGCACGACGGGACGCAAGTGGCGTTTCTCTTGGAATATGACGATCCCACGGAGGATCCTGACGACGCGGCGGCGATTGAATTCATGGTCGGAGATAAGAAAGCGCATTTTGCGCACGGTCAGCCGATGCTCTTGGTGGACGGCGGGCCCGTCAACATCTGGTTCTGGAAGCACAAAGACAATAAAGGCGTAGATATGTGGGCCAAGGGGTTCGGCACCCTCCGGCCGCACTCGCATCAAGACGTGACAGCCAAGGGCGAATACGCGAACGGGAAATGGAGAGTCGTGTTTTCCCGGTCGCTGGTGACCGAGCATCCGGATGAGGATATGCAGGTCACGCCCGGCGAGTTCATCAATATCGCCTTTGCGGTCTGGGATGGAAGAAAAGACGCCACGGGGCAGCTCATTGAAAAGGGATCGCAAAAAGCCGTGTCGTCATGGTGGTATTTTCGGGCGGAACCGCCTCCTGATTATTCCGGATACCTGTACGCGGGCGTGGCCGCCGTGTTGGCGTTGGGGTTTCAGTTCGTTCTGATCCGTAAACTCAAGGAAGGGCAGTCAGCATGAGAAGGGCGAGGCTGCAAGCCGCAAAAACAGTGGTCGGCCTGTGCGGAGTGGTGGCGCTGCTTACGGGTGGGTGCGCGAGCGAGCAGGAAAAAAAGGGGCGCGAATTGTACACCCATTACTGCAGCGATTGTCACGGCGAAAGCGGCAGGCAGAACGAAGGATTCAATTGGTCGGCCATGCCGGATCCCAAGCCCAAGGATCTTTCCAATAAAAGCGAGATGAGCACCTTCAAAGACGAGGAGCTGTTTGCCACGATTTCACGCGATATGTTGGATACGAGCGAAGAGGGAGGCGATGAGATCGGGGACGACGATTTCGCCGTTCCGACGATGCCGACCTTCAAGTATACGTTGTCCGAAGAAGAAATCTGGGCGATCGTCGGCCATGTGCGCACGTTGCACGGGATGAAGCTGGAGTTCGACGTGGCGGCCCGCAAGCGATCTCTCGAAGAGGGCTTGAAAGCCGCACAGGCGAAATTCGAGCAAGCAAAACTGGCCTACGAGGAAGCAGAACGAAAAGCCAACGAAGAGGCGGAACGAAAGAGCCAGGAACTCAATCAAGACGTCGACGTCGACGAGTCCGCTTACGCCGACGAGCTGGCTGCGATGACAGAGGCCAAGAAAGAGCTGGAGGCGGCTCAGGCAGCCCTGAACAACTTCACGACGAGGCCTGGAAAGGGGCAGAGCGTTCCCAGGCCGGACCTCACGACGCCGCCGGCGGAAACTGCGCAATTGGTCGAGCGCGGAAAGCGGCTGTATGAAAACAAGTATGGATGTAACGGCTGTCATAGCCTTGCCGGTGAGGGGGGGAAAATCGGTCCTCCCTTGGACCGTGCAGGATTCAGGCTGAATCCCACTTGGATCTATCGTTGGCTCAAGAATCCCCAGGCCATGGATTCGGCGACGCGAATGCCCGCATTGGGCCTGAGCGACGCGGATGCCAAAGCCGTGACGTTCTATTTGGAAACCTTGCAGGCGCCGAAGGCTGCGCCTCAAGAGGAAAGACCGGTCGAAACCCCGTGACCCGTCGTCCGAATGGAAAGATGCTCGCCGTGAATCTTTCGCGCGTGTAGACGAGGGAGACGTTTCTGTATGAGACGGGCTTGGTCTCGTTCTTTCTGGATGACGAGTCAGCCGATGAATCCAGCCAACAGGCCGGCCAACACGGCTGCTCCCACCCATGTATGGGCGCGAAACATGCCGAACGCCACGGCGGGCTCGATCGGTTTTCTCAACTGCACGGTTTGCAAGAAGAGGAAGAGCCCTACGCCCAGTAACGCGACATAGTAGGGCCAGCGAATCTGGACCAGCCATCCGGCTAAGCCCAGCAGCAATATCATCAGGCAATAGGCGACGCCGACTCCCAGGGGGAGCAATCGCCCGAAAAAGATGGCCGACGATTTCACGCCGATTCGCCGGTCATCGTCCCGATCCTGAATCGCATAAATCGTATCGTACGCGACGGCCCATGCGGCCGTCGCTCCAAACAGACACCAGACCGGCGCGTCAAGTTGTCCACGGACTGCCGCCCATGCCATGATGGTTCCCCAGCCGAAGGCAAGGCCCAACACGGCTTGGGGAATCTGAATCCACCGTTTTGCAAAGGGATACAGAGACGCCAAGGCGAACGCTCCGGGCGCCAACCACGTGACGACAGGATCGAGCAGCCAGAGGAGGCTTCCCGCCATGAGCAAGAGCACGCTCAGCAGAGCGAGCGCGTGACGTCGGGACAGTTCTCCGGAGGCGAGAGGACGGGTCTTGGTTCTGACAACCTGCCGATCGAACGACTGATCGGCCAGGTCGTTGAGAATGACCCCGGCGCTTCGCATGAGAAACGATCCCGCGATGAATATCGCCACGAGAGGGGGCGGCGGCACTCCTTCCGTCGCGAGCACCAGCGACCACAGCGTCGGCAGCATTAAGAGATAGGTTCCCGTCTGATTCGGTAAGCGGATCAGACGGATCAAGGCGGACCATGGAAGGCCGGAGGCTTCGACAGTCGGAGAGGGCGTTGACGGCATGGCTCAAAAATACGCAGAGGGAGGAAGCCTTGTCAATTTTCAGGCACGGCCTCCGGCGATTGTGCGAGACACCATAAATTGGGTATAACCACCTGAAAGAGAACATTGCTTGTGACTACAGGATATTTACACGTTCGTTCCTTTATCGCCGTTGTCATCCTCGCGGCCTTCGCGCTGTCGGCAGCCGGTTGCTGGTGGTCGAGAGAGAAACCAAAGGTATCGGATGGCGGAGCGGAAACCTCTGATAGTCAAGCGCCAGCCATTGCGCTGAAGCCGTCGCTCTGGCTTGCTCCAAGCATGACCGGTGCGTCGCTCTCTTACACCAACGCCTGCGGGGAACCGAGCATCGTCTCGATTTCGGGCGTACTGACGGAAATCGTTCCCGCGAAGCTTGGCCAGGCGTTTTCCGGTCTTTTGCTCCATGAAGGAGAAGGGCAGGCCGGAGGAGAGGATAGTTTTATCGAAATCGGTCTGGGATCGAAACGAGTGGATCTTGTTGTTCCCCGTCAGACGCCGGGGACATATCCGGCGCGTGTCACGCTTGGAGTCGAAGCAGCCTTGCTCGCCGAGGATGGCGCCCCGCTGTTCCATGCCAAGCTTCAAGGCGTGGGCCATGGCGAGGTGGAA
This sequence is a window from Candidatus Nitrospira inopinata. Protein-coding genes within it:
- a CDS encoding c-type cytochrome; this translates as MRVAVQAVLIVSLGLLVSCSAEEGGLGDGPIVPPPPPPPEYAEKHMPAGWWNDQAKMEEGRKIYLGEANPDVNCASCHGKDGKPVKAGARDFRNVERMKLASDSVWFWRIAEGVPNTKMKGWKSKLSEEDMWKLVLYERSFALSGKAWSDEKKQWVDVGSIPTPPAGEE
- a CDS encoding ubiquinol-cytochrome c reductase iron-sulfur subunit yields the protein MLQPKLKSKVRCTDRDIGEVTRVVLDPISHDISHLVVSLDDGVERQVAMEHVRAVLEGVVELGVSSSEIAALPPFNRADYVTTHEVEISHLEDNLDVVPGEVLVPLPDLEKDIKRRTFFMNFTHAVGLLIGLPMVYPVLRYLMKPMYAPFDNGWLKVGNVGKIKQDDIGVQFQYKKTVKEAYMPEAEIEKSVWILKATPSVLDQIYQGKDQDFRDPSGKLIWTNKKDVPYVAFSGKCPHLGCAYKWRQHKTLGEVFLCPCHLSIYDAAGKVLDGPAPRPLDALPIKVAANGDVEIIDMEFKAGVKSQIRIM
- a CDS encoding c-type cytochrome yields the protein MGKAMVKIVVGLAVAAGLWFGSMAMEFPPVFQGLFVGFAIVGTLMFLLLDAPRTNGPTGWPAAVSVVAFYLILCFGYGATASLWPQFDPEDEREKIAKILDGKENPLDPWNAAEVTKRIQELDEKAKMLAERIQALGGDQAPVVAQKAVASAATAVSASADSGDLMKIGEEQWQLQECYNCHKLRGEGGKKRGPELDNIGSYLTVEEIKQKIIDPKSFMAEGFEKEWEKGRMPDKFKDVMSDGEITALASWLYTFKNTAVATPKPIKKK
- a CDS encoding cytochrome b codes for the protein MQHPSVSNVPSTAVEKIVAFLDQRVGLKEIQAKMLNEPIPGGSRWAYVFGSILLFLFIMQAITGVLLMFYYVPTADHAYASTQYIIHEVDYGWFLLGYHFWGSSAMAVCVVAHMSQVFLWGAYKPPRELLWIVGLALFGIVIGFGFTGYLLPWDQRAYWATTVGVEILDKTPILGDFMARFLKGGPTPGQLTLSRFFVIHVMILPAALMALAGLHLYLFRVAAPAGPFRGTPEEIKAKTDYFFPRQVWKDIVGMAVVFATICGLAFWEPVVLLEEATPDPGEYHPEPEWYFLFYFQLLRLKMFSGEFGQFMGAVALPVIFMGLLVALPFFDRDPERNIFKRPVALISWIAMMAIMAIFTVSAVINREFLD
- a CDS encoding cytochrome ubiquinol oxidase subunit I — translated: MIQRAIRSGGAHAGWLTGLLLMAGWLALPAVGFAAEGTAAGPTEYRDIPYIGSRNLIWIVAQLHLLLAGFVLGVPIFAWLCEIIAWKGGEQRYDKLAKEFTKLLTSAYATTALFGGILLFLLIVFYPKLMNYLTDIFFPSFLVYCLLFLFETATLYLYWYGWDAMQHGGKKTLHIFLGFLLNFFAIFIMIVPNAWATFQSSPVVISEGTAIERAWAATWNPTWWPINIHRLIANVVLGGYICGAYAGVRYLSAKSAEDREHYDWMGYVGNFIGVFGLLALPFAGYWLMREIYQYNQQMGITLMGGFLSWLFIIQAMLIGVLFLGSNYYFWLGITYRIPGSESKYRKPILWMLVSLLLCLAVWMTPHSLVASIEEAQKMGGAHHPLLGVLGVMSAKMTVSNLMILITFMSFVMYWRAGKQDAAPWAKLAKAVMGAVLVLASLAVIVLGVWGYFVPAIVRINYFSTSQVLIVIFVILTITPLTALLLKSAKTTTEMVWGRMPPRAGYALVLNAIMVILLMALMGYARSSSRVHWHVYGVMRDTSPYAYSPALGSASLIMAFCTFFFCLLVAFIFWVATMGDKAKGAQGTVKKELPHGIPAIAGGAPDRGQP
- a CDS encoding c-type cytochrome yields the protein MSELAQLQLIALAIVLFGILILLFIKSNFFRVTGFVSIVLGLFSLMSLAVPQMASLPPADETIDIASIKTPTDIAALGQTIFFSKGQCALCHSIGPSESARCPDLKGIGAKLTKAFLYESLTDPQAFIYQDYRHGGVPKEYPATMPSIDKDPIGLSKNEILAVIAFLQQMSGEPISVSPSELEIPGQGPPASVAVAGSAPLAVAQAQ
- a CDS encoding cytochrome ubiquinol oxidase subunit I; protein product: MNIRLRNLTAIVVFLGLVSAGLSDVYAQMPGAAVEFPYTGNRTAVWIVAQLHTLLGAFILGAPMFIVMAEWLGHRKQDSRYDRMAQEITKITVILFSMTALTGGLFIFVLLAAYPQFTTWFINQFYLVFAVIYPLLFIVGTIVLYAYFYSWDAWKGEKKGRHIALGVLLNLICLATMFVINGPTSFMNTPVRSEGVSPMEALAAATLWDKIANTSWMPLNLHRIDGNVAFGGFVAGLIAAYMYMGAQNREDRAYYDWMGFVGNLIAVGAMLLQPFTGLLLAYEMCDYDFSFCPYMMADQLSMFFEMQGAVVGVMFLGCNYYVWLSLRRIEGVEQVRMTALAPLMMVLSPVVMVVVFTEYWIPDPMSLAFLIPFVLSPFILGRFVPMTVSVQTVMKIGFLMVVVSDALWVIPNGFAATGAKMAEDVQLPEAWEVLGKMPTKLGAIFSLVFVTVINYIVYGRAIRQGTIAWGKIDGVSQFVLIFLAFTSIWAMGLMGAVRSLLRKFFHAYNLVPDFTAESFTPTLSYSAWLITGITVFFFIVVSVAVFLALRSVEAKEREPQGVPVPAGSK
- a CDS encoding c-type cytochrome, whose protein sequence is MGHSLVRPIIIMGVMYAVLKFVLPNIPGSAALPSSLILLYLLLTLSGIIIFETVSAESKDAFWGPMQKFLTGDNIGGLKPFRYGILIFFPLLVGWQTYNATAPSGQPPAESRVIHPAPPGEYTGLANPVPRTPENIMQGKGFYAAFCSPCHGANFDGKGPAARGYNPPPANFADPTTIAMLQESYLFWRIKKGGVGLPIEGMPWKSAMPRWELELPDEWIWKIIMGEYDGAHQSPRTWE